One window from the genome of Pyxicephalus adspersus chromosome 6, UCB_Pads_2.0, whole genome shotgun sequence encodes:
- the LOC140332645 gene encoding long-chain-fatty-acid--CoA ligase ACSBG2-like — MEERGFASVPPLTVPELFSQAVTKFGQQVALYERTNTSWKEITYLQYEKQCWMVARGLLGLGLARFCGVLILGRSSPHWFITQIGAIMAGGVAVGIDPSCTGSFCLGAALDSQAQVVMVQDSQQLQKILEVWERLPGLKAIVQWEGHVKGSHALVYTWDELMDLGSEVEESHLHHVISQQRSNQCCAMVYESTTEPKGVLLSHDNVTWTCRAVVESLGLGSEERVVSYLPLNHMTVQMFDLWLPLCCGSSTYFTKPNDDLKGSLLATLQAVRPTYFLGFPQLWEKVRRKWMFAERKATSLQKKILHWAREKGHRAYRGPSSMPWGYSLAERLVYHPARQALGLDHCVHCYAGTKPITQDMAEYYGSLGLEVRHLYGRNETSGVHSLAVPRR, encoded by the exons ATGGAGGAAAGGGGATTTGCATCTGTCCCCCCACTTACTGTGCCAGAGTTGTTCTCACAGGCAGTGACGAAGTTCGGTCAGCAGGTGGCGCTGTATGAGAGGACAAATACCAGCTGGAAGGAAATCACTTACCTGCAGTATGAGAAGCAGTGCTGGATGGTGGCCAGAGGGCTCCTCGGG TTGGGCCTGGCTCGGTTCTGTGGGGTTCTGATCCTGGGACGGAGCTCTCCGCACTGGTTCATCACTCAGATTGGAGCCATCATGGCTGG GGGTGTGGCTGTTGGCATTGACCCATCATGCACTGGGTCATTTTGCCTTGGTGCAGCTCTGGACTCCCAGGCCCAGGTAGTGATGGTGCAGGACAGTCAGCAGCTGCAGAAGATTTTGGAG GTGTGGGAGAGGCTGCCTGGACTTAAGGCGATTGTGCAGTGGGAAGGGCATGTCAAGGGGTCCCATGCTCTGGTTTACACA TGGGACGAGTTAATGGATTTGGGCTCAGAAGTGGAGGAATCTCATCTCCATCATGTGATATCACAGCAGAGATCCAACCAGTGCTGCGCCATGGTATATGAGAGCACCACAGAGCCAAAGGGAGTCCTGCTCAGCCACGACAAT GTGACCTGGACCTGCCGAGCGGTTGTGGAGTCGCTGGGTTTGGGGTCCGAGGAGCGAGTAGTCAGTTATTTGCCCCTGAATCACATGACTGTCCAGATGTTTGACCTGTGGTTGCCCCTTTGTTGTGGCAGCAGCACTTACTTCACCAAGCCCAATGATGACCTGAAG GGGTCGCTCTTAGCTACGTTGCAAGCTGTTCGGCCCACCTACTTCCTGGGGTTCCCCCAGCTGTGGGAGAAGGTGAGAAGGAAGTGGATGTTTGCGGAGAGGAAGGCCACGTCTTTGCAGAAGAAGATCCTCCACTGGGCCCGAGAAAAGGGGCACCGGGCCTACAGAGG GCCCAGCTCTATGCCCTGGGGGTACTCACTGGCAGAGCGTCTGGTCTACCATCCTGCCCGCCAGGCCCTGGGATTGGATCACTGCGTGCATTGCTATGCGGGAACCAAACCTATCACACAAGACATGGCGGAGTATTATGGAAGCCTGGGGCTGGAGGTACGGCACCTGTATGGCCGGAACGAAACCAGTGGAGTCCATAGCCTGGCAGTGCCAAGAAGGTGA
- the LOC140332814 gene encoding uncharacterized protein: MSSADHNEEESTDSFVDVCEGEDVQEQNAESSPREEQSLESENGTCPQQADIEEEESWETVPENEKDLQENESSKKENGDQSPNPAEHNKTSNDAGKNLTRDETQNFLEATNEGNQNEKHDMRQEENSPPPEGSTARNPNEFQDGESRNKYRESNHSEQIYDGDHEKETRECDGHQGTTAEPEPTKGEEDSKTAPEPTNPEGEERTQGTTAEPGPTKGEKDSKTAPEPTKPEKGARSRGTTAEAEPTKEDSKTEPEPTEGEEDSKIEPEPTKSEGEERTPGTTAEPEP, translated from the exons ATGTCCTCAGCAGATCACAATGAAGAAGAGTCCACGGACAG CTTTGTGGATGTCTGTGAAGGTGAGGATGTACAAGAACAGAATGCAGAGTCCTCACCGAGAGAAGAACAGTCCTTGGAGTCAGAAAATGGGACATGTCCCCAACAAGCAGACATTGAGGAAGAGGAATCTTGGGAGACCGTGCCTGAAAATGAAAAGGACTTGCAGGAGAATGAAAGCTCAAAAAAAGAGAATGGAGATCAATCACCCAACCCAGCAGAACACAACAAAACCTCAAATGATGCAGGAAAAAACCTAACCAGAGATGAGACCCAGAATTTCCTGGAGGCCACAAATGAgggaaaccaaaatgaaaaacatgacATGCGCCAAGAAGAAAACTCCCCTCCACCCGAAGGATCTACTGCAAGAAACCCCAACGAATTCCAAGACGGTGAGAGCCGAAATAAGTACAGGGAAAGTAATCATTCTGAGCAGATATATGATGGAGACCATGAGAAGGAAACAAGGGAGTGTGATGGACATCAGGGGACCACAGCTGAACCAGAGCCTACCAAAGGAGAAGAGGACTCAAAAACTGCACCAGAACCTACTAATCCAGAGGGGGAAGAGAGAACTCAAGGGACCACAGCTGAACCAGGGCCTACTAAAGGGGAAAAGGACTCCAAAACTGCACCAGAACCTACAAAACCAGAGAAGGGTGCAAGGTCTCGGGGGACCACAGCCGAAGCTGAGCCTACCAAAGAGGACTCCAAAACTGAACCAGAACCTACTGAAGGGGAAGAGGACTCCAAAATTGAACCAGAACCTACTAAATCAGAGGGGGAAGAGAGAACTCCAGGGACCACAGCTGAACCAGAGCCCTGA